The Sphingopyxis fribergensis genome contains a region encoding:
- a CDS encoding dihydrolipoamide acetyltransferase family protein has translation MARYSFRLPDIGEGIAEAEIVAWHVKIGERVEEDAQLADMMTDKATVEMESPVSGIVVELAGEVGDLIPIGSTLAVIETDGDGDGEVEAPPVDTPVEEEIVAETPGAEEVSVAEVAPAPAPVAAPAPAPAPASVAAPAHDRQVLASPAVRGRAKDLGVDLSQVQAEGDRIRHADLDAFLRYSGGQGYHAPGASRARADEPIKVIGMRRKIAENMAASKRAIPHFTYVEEMDVTALEEMRADLNANRGGRPKLTMLPFLIVAICRTIPQFPMINARYDDEGGVVTRYGSVHLGMATQTDAGLMVPVIRDAQDKNVWQLASEITRLAEAARTGKAKVEELTGGTLTVTSLGPLGGIATTPVINRPEVAIIGPNKIVERPVFDGDEIRRAKLMNLSISCDHRVVDGFDAASYVQALKKLVETPVLLFAD, from the coding sequence ATGGCCCGTTATTCATTCCGTCTGCCCGACATCGGCGAAGGCATTGCCGAGGCCGAAATCGTCGCTTGGCATGTCAAGATCGGCGAGCGCGTCGAGGAAGACGCGCAGCTTGCCGACATGATGACCGACAAGGCGACCGTCGAAATGGAATCGCCCGTGTCGGGGATCGTCGTCGAACTGGCGGGCGAGGTCGGCGACCTGATCCCGATCGGATCGACGCTCGCGGTGATCGAGACCGATGGCGACGGGGACGGCGAAGTCGAAGCCCCGCCTGTCGACACGCCGGTCGAAGAAGAAATTGTGGCGGAAACGCCAGGCGCCGAGGAGGTCTCGGTCGCCGAGGTCGCGCCGGCTCCCGCACCTGTTGCGGCACCCGCACCGGCTCCCGCTCCAGCCTCGGTGGCCGCGCCCGCGCATGACCGTCAGGTCCTCGCGTCGCCCGCCGTCCGCGGCCGCGCCAAGGATCTCGGCGTCGACCTTTCGCAGGTGCAGGCCGAGGGCGACCGCATCCGTCACGCCGACCTCGACGCCTTCCTGCGCTACAGCGGCGGGCAGGGTTATCACGCGCCCGGCGCCAGCCGCGCCCGCGCCGACGAGCCGATCAAGGTCATCGGCATGCGCCGCAAGATCGCCGAGAATATGGCGGCGTCGAAGCGCGCGATCCCGCACTTCACCTATGTCGAGGAAATGGACGTCACCGCGCTCGAAGAGATGCGCGCCGACCTCAACGCCAATCGTGGCGGCCGTCCGAAGCTGACGATGCTGCCCTTCCTGATCGTCGCGATCTGCCGGACAATCCCGCAGTTCCCGATGATCAACGCCCGCTACGACGACGAGGGCGGCGTGGTGACGCGCTACGGTTCAGTGCATCTCGGCATGGCGACGCAGACCGATGCAGGGCTGATGGTGCCCGTGATCCGCGATGCGCAGGACAAGAATGTGTGGCAGTTGGCCAGCGAGATCACGCGTCTTGCCGAAGCCGCGCGCACCGGCAAGGCAAAGGTCGAAGAACTGACCGGCGGCACGCTGACCGTCACCTCATTGGGCCCGCTCGGCGGCATTGCGACCACCCCGGTGATCAACCGTCCCGAGGTCGCGATCATCGGTCCGAACAAGATCGTCGAACGTCCGGTCTTCGACGGCGACGAGATTCGCCGCGCGAAGCTGATGAACCTGTCGATCAGCTGCGACCATCGCGTCGTCGATGGCTTTGATGCCGCAAGCTATGTGCAGGCGCTGAAAAAACTGGTGGAGACGCCAGTGCTGTTGTTTGCTGATTGA